The following proteins come from a genomic window of Amaranthus tricolor cultivar Red isolate AtriRed21 chromosome 14, ASM2621246v1, whole genome shotgun sequence:
- the LOC130800516 gene encoding uncharacterized protein LOC130800516, producing MGTGSSKSRRIGGSSVSSASSTSSYLSSFSSSNERSKKRGIFSSTCLGSSSRAYDDDDEDDDDQVSNHQVEVSARMQRPELESDEVKVDCYQTSKVNGTNNTPCVSNGEWDHANGADSRSRADGSSSQAFSGQSLNHSSRFLSRFSFVPGSVSFRLSRASSVGSSRAYPSSLSNLAISRGEEDHMRGSFSDHLISSNTNESQSNSSLNSSCLASASVRSHGDSSINLVGYPASSTLSVSLQDDQVIRAQDLVNNDRDSTRTDVCLPSLGSHMDMERVNRRIGNRRNGAREPAERNVRFSRTLSVGRLRDRVLRRPSFSDLTLSPSQQERATASDGDPVHSVVSSPYPVPRTPSSYYASQNNDNDTLHLRESRHHDLLEHRSNFLERRRRIRFQVQALQRLGSRFDNLSGHERHCILSGQHQTGRCSCRISTRNSNSNNDGGTRASISRIVMLAEALFEVLDEIHQQSVVLSSQPSVSSIGSVPAPNEVVESLPVKAYNKSTKFQNEEIAQCYICLLEYEEGDDMRVLPCHHEFHKKCIDKWLKEIHRVCPLCRGDICRAASLPVGSGGSC from the exons ATGGGTACCGGAAGCAGTAAATCGCGTCGAATTGGTGGTAGTTCGGTGTCTTCTGCTTCTTCTACGTCGTCGTATTTAtcctcattttcttcttcaaatGAAAGGAGTAAAAAACGAGGAATTTTTAGCTCTACTTGTCTTGGATCCTCTTCGAGAGCTTACGACGAcgatgatgaggatgatgatgatcag GTTTCCAATCATCAAGTTGAAGTTAGTGCAAGAATGCAGCGACCTGAATTGGAGTCTGACGAAGTGAAAGTTGATTGTTACCAAACATCTAAAGTTAATGGGACTAATAACACACCTTGTGTATCTAATGGGGAATGGGATCATGCAAATGGAGCAGACAGTAGAAGCAGGGCAGATGGAAGTTCATCTCAAGCTTTCTCTGGCCAATCCTTAAATCATTCGAGTCGATTTTTATCTCGCTTCAGTTTTGTACCTGGTAGTGTTAGCTTTCGGCTCAGTAGAGCTTCCAGTGTGGGGTCATCACGTGCTTATCCTTCTTCACTTTCTAACTTAGCTATTTCAAGAGGTGAAGAGGATCATATGCGTGGAAGTTTTTCGGATCATTTGATCAGCAGTAATACTAATGAGAGTCAAAGTAATAGCTCTCTGAATTCTTCATGTCTTGCCAGTGCATCAGTTAGATCTCATGGCGATTCGTCTATAAATTTGGTGGGATACCCTGCAAGTTCTACTTTGTCCGTTTCCTTGCAAGATGACCAGGTCATCCGTGCACAAGATTTGGTGAATAATGATAGAGATAGTACTAGAACAGATGTGTGTTTACCCTCTCTTGGAAGTCATATGGATATGGAACGTGTGAACAGGAGAATCGGCAACCGTCGAAATGGTGCCCGAGAACCAGCCGAACGGAATGTTCGTTTTAGTAGAACATTAAGTGTCGGAAGACTCCGTGATAGGGTTCTACGGAGACCATCCTTTTCAGACTTGACTCTTTCTCCTTCGCAACAGGAGAGAGCCACTGCTTCTGATGGAGATCCTGTTCACTCTGTGGTGTCTTCTCCTTATCCAGTGCCCCGTACGCCTAGCTCCTATTATGCTAGTCAAAATAATGACAATGATACATTACACCTTAGAGAAAGCAGGCATCACGATTTACTGGAGCATAGATCAAATTTCTTGGAACGGCGAAGAAGAATAAGGTTTCAG GTACAGGCACTTCAGCGTTTGGGAAGTCGCTTTGATAATCTGTCAGGGCATGAGAGACATTGTATTTTGTCTGGGCAGCATCAAACTGGACGCTGCTCTTGTCGCATCAGCACCAGAAATTCTAATTCAAATAATGATGGTGGTACTCGGGCTAGCATATCGAGAATCGTTATGCTAGCTGAGGCTCTGTTTGAG GTTCTGGACGAAATTCACCAGCAATCAGTGGTGTTATCCTCCCAACCTTCCGTATCGTCTATTGGATCAGTTCCAGCACCCAATGAGGTTGTAGAATCACTGCCTGTAAAAGCATACAATAAATCGACAAAATTTCAGAATGAGGAGATTGCACA ATGTTACATATGTCTATTGGAGTATGAGGAAGGCGATGACATGCGTGTACTGCCTTGTCATCATGAGTTTCATAAGAAGTGCATTGACAAGTGGCTTAAGGAAATTCACAG GGTATGCCCACTTTGCCGTGGAGACATATGTAGAGCTGCATCATTACCCGTTGGGAGTGGAGGCAGCTGTTAA
- the LOC130800518 gene encoding GDSL esterase/lipase 7-like isoform X1: MLQHNILHFIIIIMIMTHLDSSQSADDDPLAPALYVFGDSMVDNGNNNVLPTVIKANYLPYSVKFAGQVPLGRFTDGKTAADFIAEYLGLPYPPSYVRVFGPDSTLSSDVFRETSVRGYNYASAACGLLPNTGIFFGKCISMDEQIEMFESTIKSQLAPIFDDHAQLSQYLSKSIFLIIMGNNDYINYYFNPLDLSSKLYDSDQFAQLLVDTFSQQIKRLYDLGARKIVLSEIGPIGCIPFFAKTGRLFGNNGTCDENINRVVSKFNDRLVTMLPNLSNSFIDSHFFLMRVYQSSYDLIMNHAKYGFSDSSNPCCRSWMNGRLSCIPNIAPCPDSNKHIFWDGFHLTEAATRYFITDCIFGHSTCFPFNLKHLVEL; this comes from the exons ATGTTGCAGCATAACATCCTGCacttcatcatcataatcatgaTCATGACCCATTTAGATTCATCCCAATCAGCTGATGATGATCCTCTTGCCCCTGCTCTTTATGTTTTTGGAGACTCAATGGTGGATAATGGCAATAACAATGTGCTGCCTACTGTGATTAAGGCTAATTATCTTCCTTATAGTGTCAAATTTGCTGGTCAAGTTCCCTTAGGAAGATTTACCGATGGCAAAACAGCTGCTGATTTCATTG CTGAATATCTAGGGTTACCATATCCTCCATCCTATGTACGTGTATTCGGGCCAGATTCCACATTAAGTAGCGACGTATTCAGAGAAACTTCAGTAAGAGGCTACAATTATGCATCTGCAGCATGTGGCCTTCTACCCAACACTGGAATCTTCTTT GGTAAATGCATTTCCATGGATGAACAAATTGAGATGTTTGAAAGCACAATAAAGTCCCAATTGGCACCAATATTTGATGATCATGCTCAACTTTCCCAATATTTGTCTAAATCTATATTTCTTATAATCATGGGTAACAATGATTATATTAACTACTATTTCAATCCTCTTGATCTTTCAAGCAAACTTTATGATTCCGATCAATTCGCTCaactattggtggacacattTTCACAACAAATCAAG AGGTTATATGATTTAGGAGCAAGAAAGATAGTGTTGTCAGAGATTGGCCCAATTGGTTGTATTCCATTCTTTGCAAAGACCGGAAGGCTGTTTGGCAACAATGGAACATGTGACGAAAACATAAATAGGGTGGTATCCAAGTTTAACGACCGCCTTGTGACAATGCTTCCaaatctttcaaattcattcattgACTCACACTTCTTTCTTATGCGTGTTTACCAAAGTAGCTATGATTTGATTATGAATCATGCTAAATATG GGTTTAGTGATAGTAGCAATCCATGTTGTAGATCATGGATGAATGGAAGGCTGTCATGTATTCCAAACATAGCACCGTGTCCAGACTCTAATAAACATATATTTTGGGATGGTTTTCATTTGACAGAAGCCGCCACTCGTTATTTCATAACTGACTGTATCTTTGGACATTCTACTTGTTTCCCATTTAATCTCAAACACTTGGTTGAACTTTAA
- the LOC130800518 gene encoding GDSL esterase/lipase 7-like isoform X2 translates to MIMTHLDSSQSADDDPLAPALYVFGDSMVDNGNNNVLPTVIKANYLPYSVKFAGQVPLGRFTDGKTAADFIAEYLGLPYPPSYVRVFGPDSTLSSDVFRETSVRGYNYASAACGLLPNTGIFFGKCISMDEQIEMFESTIKSQLAPIFDDHAQLSQYLSKSIFLIIMGNNDYINYYFNPLDLSSKLYDSDQFAQLLVDTFSQQIKRLYDLGARKIVLSEIGPIGCIPFFAKTGRLFGNNGTCDENINRVVSKFNDRLVTMLPNLSNSFIDSHFFLMRVYQSSYDLIMNHAKYGFSDSSNPCCRSWMNGRLSCIPNIAPCPDSNKHIFWDGFHLTEAATRYFITDCIFGHSTCFPFNLKHLVEL, encoded by the exons atgaTCATGACCCATTTAGATTCATCCCAATCAGCTGATGATGATCCTCTTGCCCCTGCTCTTTATGTTTTTGGAGACTCAATGGTGGATAATGGCAATAACAATGTGCTGCCTACTGTGATTAAGGCTAATTATCTTCCTTATAGTGTCAAATTTGCTGGTCAAGTTCCCTTAGGAAGATTTACCGATGGCAAAACAGCTGCTGATTTCATTG CTGAATATCTAGGGTTACCATATCCTCCATCCTATGTACGTGTATTCGGGCCAGATTCCACATTAAGTAGCGACGTATTCAGAGAAACTTCAGTAAGAGGCTACAATTATGCATCTGCAGCATGTGGCCTTCTACCCAACACTGGAATCTTCTTT GGTAAATGCATTTCCATGGATGAACAAATTGAGATGTTTGAAAGCACAATAAAGTCCCAATTGGCACCAATATTTGATGATCATGCTCAACTTTCCCAATATTTGTCTAAATCTATATTTCTTATAATCATGGGTAACAATGATTATATTAACTACTATTTCAATCCTCTTGATCTTTCAAGCAAACTTTATGATTCCGATCAATTCGCTCaactattggtggacacattTTCACAACAAATCAAG AGGTTATATGATTTAGGAGCAAGAAAGATAGTGTTGTCAGAGATTGGCCCAATTGGTTGTATTCCATTCTTTGCAAAGACCGGAAGGCTGTTTGGCAACAATGGAACATGTGACGAAAACATAAATAGGGTGGTATCCAAGTTTAACGACCGCCTTGTGACAATGCTTCCaaatctttcaaattcattcattgACTCACACTTCTTTCTTATGCGTGTTTACCAAAGTAGCTATGATTTGATTATGAATCATGCTAAATATG GGTTTAGTGATAGTAGCAATCCATGTTGTAGATCATGGATGAATGGAAGGCTGTCATGTATTCCAAACATAGCACCGTGTCCAGACTCTAATAAACATATATTTTGGGATGGTTTTCATTTGACAGAAGCCGCCACTCGTTATTTCATAACTGACTGTATCTTTGGACATTCTACTTGTTTCCCATTTAATCTCAAACACTTGGTTGAACTTTAA
- the LOC130800517 gene encoding glycerol-3-phosphate acyltransferase 7-like, with the protein MNSSVIAELEGTLVKDPDPFPYFMLIAFEASGPIRFSLLLLFWPVIRLLDLLGMKEASLRLTIFIAIAGLPKSEIEYVGRAVLPKFYMDNLNNDAWKIFSRYEKKVVVTRTPRVMVERFLKMHLGANEVIGSELIFNRFGFATGWVRDIRSISDRVDRLFGNEEMSLALGRWIGFDSPTFVSLCKNRCHERLTMQQEDGHIPKQPHPVIFHDGRLVKHPKPITALLILLWFPIAIILAIIRVPIGLAIPLRHQRNYMSPILGYRVLTKNPPNSSSVSAVSSKKGVLYVCNHRTVMDPLFLSRVLGQNIPAVVYSMSPIWRKIAPIRTVHLTRSRSKDAEMIAKELENGDLVICPEGTTCREPFLLRFSSLFAELTDDIVPVAINYKPQLFHATTARGRKVLDAIFFLMNPLNVYEISFLKKISMEDSSIAGKSSYEIANHVQRLLADALGFQCTDFTRKYKYRLLAGNDGIVAS; encoded by the exons ATGAATTCATCGGTAATAGCAGAACTTGAAGGCACATTAGTGAAAGATCCGGACCCGTTTCCATACTTCATGCTAATCGCATTTGAAGCCTCGGGTCCGATCCGTTTTTCTTTGCTTCTGCTATTCTGGCCCGTTATCCGTTTGCTGGATCTTCTGGGCATGAAGGAAGCCAGTTTAAGGCTCACCATTTTCATTGCAATAGCGGGTCTCCCAAAATCTGAGATTGAGTATGTTGGTCGGGCCGTTTTGCCCAAGTTTTATATGGATAATTTGAATAATGATGCTTGGAAAATTTTTAGTAGATATGAAAAAAAAGTAGTGGTTACTAGAACTCCAAGGGTAATGGTGGAGAGGTTTTTGAAGATGCATTTGGGTGCAAATGAGGTTATTGGATCCGAACTTATTTTTAATCGATTTGGGTTTGCTACTGGTTGGGTTCGAGATATCAGATCCATTTCGGATCGGGTTGATAGGTTGTTTGGGAATGAGGAGATGTCCTTAGCTTTAGGACGTTGGATTGGTTTTGATTCTCCAACTTTCGTATCACTTTGCAAG AATAGGTGCCATGAACGATTGACTATGCAACAAGAAGACGGCCACATTCCCAAACAACCACATCCTGTTATTTTCCATGATGGTCGTCTCGTTAAACACCCAAAACCCATCACAGCCCTCCTCATTCTCCTATGGTTTCCAATCGCCATAATCCTAGCAATAATCCGCGTCCCAATAGGCTTAGCCATCCCATTACGACACCAAAGAAATTATATGAGCCCAATACTAGGTTATCGCGTACTTACCAAAAATCCCCCAAATTCGTCCTCTGTTTCAGCCGTATCATCCAAAAAAGGAGTTCTCTATGTCTGTAATCACCGAACAGTTATGGATCCTCTATTTCTCTCTCGAGTTCTCGGACAAAATATTCCTGCCGTCGTTTACTCAATGTCACCGATTTGGCGAAAAATTGCCCCGATTCGAACAGTTCATTTGACTCGATCTCGATCTAAAGATGCAGAGATGATCGCTAAAGAATTGGAAAATGGAGATTTAGTGATTTGTCCTGAGGGAACCACATGTCGTGAACCGTTCCTTTTGAGATTTAGCAGCTTATTCGCTGAATTAACCGACGATATTGTGCCTGTAGCGATTAATTATAAGCCTCAACTGTTTCATGCTACGACTGCGCGAGGGAGGAAGGTTTTGGATGCAATATTCTTTCTTATGAATCCTTTGAATGTTTATGAAATTAGTTTCTTGAAAAAAATTTCCATGGAAGACTCTTCCATTGCTGGTAAATCTTCGTATGAAATCGCTAACCATGTTCAACGACTGTTAGCTGATGCTTTAGGGTTTCAGTGTACGGATTTTACAAGGAAATATAAATATAGACTTTTAGCGGGTAATGATGGAATTGTTGCAtcttaa